In Hevea brasiliensis isolate MT/VB/25A 57/8 chromosome 13, ASM3005281v1, whole genome shotgun sequence, a single genomic region encodes these proteins:
- the LOC110649584 gene encoding uncharacterized protein LOC110649584, producing the protein MSSMLCSQGLVLATAMAVSGTVILLALRLQKSLPASLLPIDQIPESSRQVLRSCISSEGKKKKKRVHFAEDVVDPRGNGEEFRRQRGTIVLGKNSSSPSKFKKIGGAAGDAKGRGMPANRVALYNGILRDRVIHRLAYSY; encoded by the exons ATGTCCTCTATGCTCTGCTCACAGGGATTGGTTCTGGCCACTGCCATGGCTGTCTCCGGCACCGTAATACTCCTCGCTCTTCGCCTTCAAAAATCTCTCCCAGCCTCCCTTTTACCTATTGACCAAATTCCAGAGTCTTCACGGCAAGTTCTACGCTCCTGTATCTCCTCAG AgggtaagaagaagaagaaaagggtgCACTTTGCAGAGGATGTGGTGGATCCAAGAGGGAACGGGGAAGAGTTCAGGAGGCAGCGCGGTACCATTGTTCTTGGCAAGAATTCATCTTCTCCATCAAAGTTTAAGAAAATTGGTGGTGCTGCTGGTGATGCTAAAGGCAGAGGAATGCCTGCAAATAGAGTGGCTCTTTACAATGGAATCCTGAGGGATCGTGTGATTCACCGACTAGCCTATTCCTATTAA
- the LOC110649586 gene encoding uncharacterized protein LOC110649586 isoform X1: MLKGKFKLPDKARRVFPLGSLIAGLDDKGEDESGGYDLVFQSGEELEFIQPNGAEVAKESDYEFQCEFDDDFGINDKMMDKEDAKAPKRSLKDGPGQVSVMEVIAADEKRSDLEHELSQREINLEKLRRIANTGIPEGGGLRAATWKLLLGYLSPSRDLWEKELTGNRQKYAKLKEELLCSPSEVNRVNDDALNSDELNVEGDVAGPLKRHGVSHEDHPLSVGKSSAWHQYFQHTEIADQIDRDLQRTHPNIKFFSGDSSFSRKKRDAMRNILLLFAKLNPAIRYVQGMNEVLAPIFYVFSTDTDQQNAANAEADSFSCFVRLLSDSVDHFCQQLDNSPVGILSTLSRLMDLLKANDEELWRHLESTTKVKPQFYAFRWITLLLTQEFKFQSILRIWDLLLSNPSGVQDMLLRICCAMLLCVKSRLLSGDFVANLRLLQHYPDINIEHLLQVAQDLSPDTVSCPLSL; encoded by the exons ATGCTCAAAGGCAAGTTCAAGCTCCCTGACAAAGCTCGCCGCGTCTTCCCTCTTGGAAGCTTAATCGCGGGTCTTGATGATAAGGGAGAAGATGAAAGTGGAGGGTACGACCTGGTTTTTCAGTCCGGAGAGGAGCTCGAGTTTATTCAGCCCAATGGGGCCGAGGTGGCTAAGGAAAGTGACTATGAATTCCAATGTGAATTCGATGATGATTTTGGCATTAATGACAAAATGATGGATAAAGAGGATGCTAAGGCCCCGAAAAGATCCTTAAAAGATGGACCGGGACAGGTTTCGGTGATGGAAGTTATTGCCGCCGACGAGAAAAGGTCTGATCTTGAACATGAG CTTTCTCAGAGGGAAATAAATTTAGAAAAGTTGAGGAGAATTGCTAATACAGGTATCCCTGAGGGAGGAGGTTTGCGCGCAGCAACTTGGAAG CTTCTCTTAGGTTATTTGTCTCCTTCCCGTGACTTGTGGGAAAAGGAACTGACTGGGAATAGACAAAAATATGCCAAGCTAAAAGAGGAACTTCTATGTAGTCCT TCAGAGGTCAATAGGGTAAATGATGATGCATTGAATTCTGATGAGCTGAATGTTGAAGGTGATGTTGCTGGACCACTTAAGAGACATGGGGTTTCTCATGAAGATCACCCCTTGAGTGTTGGTAAGAGTAGTGCTTGGCATCAGTACTTCCAG CATACAGAGATTGCAGATCAGATTGACCGTGATTTGCAGCGTACACACCCAAATATTAAGTTCTTTTCCGGAGACTCATCATTCAGTAGGAAAAAAAGG GATGCAATGAGGAATATTCTTCTCCTATTTGCAAAGCTAAATCCTGCTATTCGTTATGTTCAAGGCATGAATGAGGTCTTGGCGCCAATATTCTATGTATTTAGTACTGACACTGATCAGCAGAATGCT GCAAATGCAGAAGCAGATAGTTTTTCTTGTTTTGTTAGACTACTGAGTGACTCGGTGGATCACTTTTGTCAACAGTTGGATAACAGTCCAGTTGGTATCCTATCCACACTTTCCCGATTGATGGACTTACTGAAAGCAAACGATGAGGAATTGTGGCGGCATCTTGAGTCCACAACCAag GTTAAGCCACAATTCTATGCATTCAGGTGGATCACATTGTTACTTACTCAAGAATTCAAATTCCAGTCCATTTTAAGAATTTGGGATTTGCTTCTGAGTAATCCTTCTGGTGTtcag GATATGCTTTTGCGGATCTGTTGTGCAATGTTGTTATGTGTGAAAAGCAGGCTATTAAGCGGGGATTTTGTAGCCAACTTGAGGCTTTTGCAGCACTACCCTGATATCAACATAGAACACCTTCTTCAGGTAGCGCAGGATCTCAGTCCTGATACTGTATCCTGTCCATTGTCTCTGTAA
- the LOC110649586 gene encoding uncharacterized protein LOC110649586 isoform X2 translates to MLKGKFKLPDKARRVFPLGSLIAGLDDKGEDESGGYDLVFQSGEELEFIQPNGAEVAKESDYEFQCEFDDDFGINDKMMDKEDAKAPKRSLKDGPGQVSVMEVIAADEKRSDLEHELSQREINLEKLRRIANTGIPEGGGLRAATWKLLLGYLSPSRDLWEKELTGNRQKYAKLKEELLCSPSEVNRVNDDALNSDELNVEGDVAGPLKRHGVSHEDHPLSVGKSSAWHQYFQHTEIADQIDRDLQRTHPNIKFFSGDSSFSRKKRDAMRNILLLFAKLNPAIRYVQGMNEVLAPIFYVFSTDTDQQNAANAEADSFSCFVRLLSDSVDHFCQQLDNSPVGILSTLSRLMDLLKANDEELWRHLESTTKVDHIVTYSRIQIPVHFKNLGFASE, encoded by the exons ATGCTCAAAGGCAAGTTCAAGCTCCCTGACAAAGCTCGCCGCGTCTTCCCTCTTGGAAGCTTAATCGCGGGTCTTGATGATAAGGGAGAAGATGAAAGTGGAGGGTACGACCTGGTTTTTCAGTCCGGAGAGGAGCTCGAGTTTATTCAGCCCAATGGGGCCGAGGTGGCTAAGGAAAGTGACTATGAATTCCAATGTGAATTCGATGATGATTTTGGCATTAATGACAAAATGATGGATAAAGAGGATGCTAAGGCCCCGAAAAGATCCTTAAAAGATGGACCGGGACAGGTTTCGGTGATGGAAGTTATTGCCGCCGACGAGAAAAGGTCTGATCTTGAACATGAG CTTTCTCAGAGGGAAATAAATTTAGAAAAGTTGAGGAGAATTGCTAATACAGGTATCCCTGAGGGAGGAGGTTTGCGCGCAGCAACTTGGAAG CTTCTCTTAGGTTATTTGTCTCCTTCCCGTGACTTGTGGGAAAAGGAACTGACTGGGAATAGACAAAAATATGCCAAGCTAAAAGAGGAACTTCTATGTAGTCCT TCAGAGGTCAATAGGGTAAATGATGATGCATTGAATTCTGATGAGCTGAATGTTGAAGGTGATGTTGCTGGACCACTTAAGAGACATGGGGTTTCTCATGAAGATCACCCCTTGAGTGTTGGTAAGAGTAGTGCTTGGCATCAGTACTTCCAG CATACAGAGATTGCAGATCAGATTGACCGTGATTTGCAGCGTACACACCCAAATATTAAGTTCTTTTCCGGAGACTCATCATTCAGTAGGAAAAAAAGG GATGCAATGAGGAATATTCTTCTCCTATTTGCAAAGCTAAATCCTGCTATTCGTTATGTTCAAGGCATGAATGAGGTCTTGGCGCCAATATTCTATGTATTTAGTACTGACACTGATCAGCAGAATGCT GCAAATGCAGAAGCAGATAGTTTTTCTTGTTTTGTTAGACTACTGAGTGACTCGGTGGATCACTTTTGTCAACAGTTGGATAACAGTCCAGTTGGTATCCTATCCACACTTTCCCGATTGATGGACTTACTGAAAGCAAACGATGAGGAATTGTGGCGGCATCTTGAGTCCACAACCAag GTGGATCACATTGTTACTTACTCAAGAATTCAAATTCCAGTCCATTTTAAGAATTTGGGATTTGCTTCTGAGTAA